The Zavarzinia compransoris genome contains the following window.
CCCGACCTCCGAAACCTGGAGTGTCACGCCCTTTCCCAACAACACGGGCGATGCCATCCGCGCCGGGCGCACGGCGGGGGCGGCGCTCGAATTCATGGATCTGGCCTGGTGGGCGCCGACCATGCGCCTGCCGTCGCGCCACACGCCCAATACGGAAACCCGGGTCGGCATGTTCATGGAGCGCGGCTGGCCGGGCAGCGTGATCGTCAACCGCCTGGGGCAGCGCTTCGTCAACGAGGCAATCTCCTATAATGACTTCGGTTACGCGATGATCGACGACAACGGCAAGACCGGCGCCAATACGCCGTGCTGGATGGTCTTCGACGCCACCTTCCGCAAGAAATACGTCGTCGGCGGCCTGATGCCCGGCATGCTGGAGCCGGACCGCAGCCTGCCGCCCGAATGGTTCGATACCGTGCTCTACCGGGCCGAGACCGTGGGCGAGCTGGCGGGCAAGATCGGCGTGCCGGCGGCGGCACTGGCCGCCACCGTGGCGCGCATGAACGGCTTCGCCCGGACCGGCAAGGACACGGAATTCGGCCGGGGCGACAATGTCTACGACCGGTATTTCGGCGATCGCTTCGTCAGCCCCAATCCCTGCCTCGGCCCGATCGAGAAGGCGCCCTTCTACGCCGTCCGCGTCGATCTCGGCGATATCGGCACCAAGGGCGGGCTGAAGACCGATGCCCGCGCCCGCGTGCTCGACGAGGCGGGGCGCCCGATCGCCGGGCTCTATGCCATCGGCAATTGCTCGGGCTCGGTCATGGCCGCGTCCTATCCGGGCGCCGGCGGCACGCTGGGGCCGGCCATGACCTTCGGCTATGTCGCCGTCAACGATATCGCCGCCGCCCGGACCAACCAGGACCAGGACGAACTGCTGCAAACTGCCGCCCGGGCCTGAGCCGGGACCAACGAGAGGACGAGGTAGATGGGTCGCGTACAGGACAAGGTGGTGATGATCACGGGTGCGGGCAGCGGGGCCGGCCGGGCCGATGCCCGGATGCTGGCGCGCGAGGGCGCGAAGATCATCGCGACCGACGCCAATTTCGAAACCGCGCAGGCGACCGCCGCTGAAATCGGCGGCGGTGCCGTCGCCCTGCCCCTGAACATCACCAGGGAGGAGGACTGGGTGGCCGCCTTCGCCGCCGCGAAGGAGAAATTCGGCCATGTCGACGTCCTGGTGAACAATGCCGGCATCCTGATCCAGGCCTCGCTCGAATACATGAGCCTCGAAGACTGGCAGAAGACGCTGAACGTCAATGTCACCGGCTATTACCTCGGCTGCAAGCACGGCATCCTCAACATGAAGGAAAAGGGCGGCAACATCATCAATATGGGATCGGTGACGTCGCATCTGGGCAGCCCCAATTATTTCGCCTATGCCGCGGCGAAATCGGCGGTGGTCTCGCTGACCCGCAGCGTCAACGCCCATGCCAAGACCGGCGGCTATGCCATCCGCTGCAATGCGCTGTGCCCGGACGGCATTCTCACCCCCATGGTGCTGGCGCAGATGGGCCTGCCGCCGGATGCCGATGTCGAGATGATCAAGCAATCGCCCATGGGGCATCGCTTCTGCTATCCGGAGGACGTGGCGAACCTCGTGCTGTTCCTGGCCTCGGACGAATCCCGCTTCATCTCGGGTGCCGATATCGCCATCGACAACGGCAAT
Protein-coding sequences here:
- a CDS encoding FAD-dependent oxidoreductase, which translates into the protein MSGGTGSGGIADGATFDVIVVGAGAGGMLAANRAHDLGLSVLLIEKSDRFGGTSAVSGGAIWVPCNDDLGARDDRAKALDYLRTCTKGQVADEKLAAYVDNAAPMVRYTADKVGLGFKAVMEYPDYYPDRPGALPGGRTMDPDAVDGADLGEDFYSLREPYALMRLFGRISMTVSEARAITTKKAGWPLVVAKVIARYWADLGWRLKTKRDRRLAMGNALAGGLLRGLVRRRVTRVLNTRLVDLVRDGEGVTGVTVSRDGVPLTLKARRGVILAAGGFERNQGMREQYLPGPTSETWSVTPFPNNTGDAIRAGRTAGAALEFMDLAWWAPTMRLPSRHTPNTETRVGMFMERGWPGSVIVNRLGQRFVNEAISYNDFGYAMIDDNGKTGANTPCWMVFDATFRKKYVVGGLMPGMLEPDRSLPPEWFDTVLYRAETVGELAGKIGVPAAALAATVARMNGFARTGKDTEFGRGDNVYDRYFGDRFVSPNPCLGPIEKAPFYAVRVDLGDIGTKGGLKTDARARVLDEAGRPIAGLYAIGNCSGSVMAASYPGAGGTLGPAMTFGYVAVNDIAAARTNQDQDELLQTAARA
- a CDS encoding SDR family NAD(P)-dependent oxidoreductase yields the protein MGRVQDKVVMITGAGSGAGRADARMLAREGAKIIATDANFETAQATAAEIGGGAVALPLNITREEDWVAAFAAAKEKFGHVDVLVNNAGILIQASLEYMSLEDWQKTLNVNVTGYYLGCKHGILNMKEKGGNIINMGSVTSHLGSPNYFAYAAAKSAVVSLTRSVNAHAKTGGYAIRCNALCPDGILTPMVLAQMGLPPDADVEMIKQSPMGHRFCYPEDVANLVLFLASDESRFISGADIAIDNGNFRYTEF